GATTTTATGAAGCCCGACCGCGTCGTTATCGGTGCAGATGATGATGAAGCCACTGAAAAAATGAGAACATTATATGCACCTTTTTTCAGAAGTAGCTCGGACAGGCTTATTACCATGGACGTGCGCTCAGCTGAAATGACCAAATACGTGGCCAATGCCATGTTGGCCACAAAAATTTCATTTATGAACGAAATTGCCAATATTTGTGAGCTTGTTGGGGCCGACGTCAATAAAGTAAGGATTGGAATTGGATCGGACAGTAGAATAGGATATAGTTTTATTTACCCAGGTAGTGGTTATGGAGGCTCATGTTTTCCCAAAGATGTAAAGGCCTTAAAAAAAACTGCAGAGGAAAATGGCTATAATGCCAATTTAATAAAAGCTGTCGAAGATGTAAACGATAAGCAAAAACTGGTCATTGCCAACAAGGTTCTTCACAAATATGGAGAAAATCTTTCTGGAAAGACTTTTGCCATATGGGGATTGGCATTTAAGCCCGAAACCGATGATATGCGCGAAGCACCGGCAATCTACATTATAAAAGAATTAGTTAAAAGAGGTGCAAAGATTCAAGCGTACGACCCAAAAGCTATGGACGAAGCCCAACACTTTTACCTTAAAGACCTTAAAGGGGTCTCTTACCACGATTCTAAATATGATGTGTTACAGAATGCAGATGCCCTAATTTTATTAACAGAATGGAAGGAGTTTAGGTCTC
The nucleotide sequence above comes from Flagellimonas sp. HMM57. Encoded proteins:
- a CDS encoding UDP-glucose/GDP-mannose dehydrogenase family protein is translated as MNLTVIGTGYVGLVSGTCFAEMGNTVTCIDIDKTKIENLEKGIIPIYEPGLEQMVKRNVENDTLRFSTDLSKHLEKCDIAFIAVGTPMGEDGSADLQYVLQVAKEIGANMTHSLIIVDKSTVPVGTADKVKQTVQSQLDARNVSIQFSVVSNPEFLKEGDAISDFMKPDRVVIGADDDEATEKMRTLYAPFFRSSSDRLITMDVRSAEMTKYVANAMLATKISFMNEIANICELVGADVNKVRIGIGSDSRIGYSFIYPGSGYGGSCFPKDVKALKKTAEENGYNANLIKAVEDVNDKQKLVIANKVLHKYGENLSGKTFAIWGLAFKPETDDMREAPAIYIIKELVKRGAKIQAYDPKAMDEAQHFYLKDLKGVSYHDSKYDVLQNADALILLTEWKEFRSPDFEELKKQLSEPIVFDGRNQYNHARMIKNGFEYYQIGKS